The following nucleotide sequence is from Erythrobacter aurantius.
GTTGTGACTCACTATGCTGCAATTACGGATCCCGCCGAACTCGGTAAACTTCTGCGCGGAATCGATCAGTTCGATGGGTTTCCGGCAAGTCGTTACGCTCTGAAGATCTTGCCACACGTCTTCGTTCGACCCGGTGAGCTTCGCCTCGCCGATTGGGCAGAATTCAATTTGAGGAAGGCCGAATGGACGATTCCGGAAGGCAGAATGAAGGCTCGAAAGCCTCACCGGGTCCCGCTCTCGAAACAAGTATGTGCCATGCTGAATGAACTAGGGGCGGAAACCGACTTTAAGGGGTTCGTTTTCGCATCGCTTCACGCGAGAGGGCGGCCAATAAGCGAGAATACAATCAATCAAAGCTTACGGCGCTTAGGCTACCAGGGCAGCGAAATGACTGGACACGGCTTCCGCTCGACAGCGTCAACGTTGTTAAACGAAAGTGGTCGATGGAGTGCGGACGCAATCGAACGCGCGTTGGCCCATAGAGACACGAATGCAATACGAGGTATTTATCACCGTGGAGAACATTGGGCTGAAAGGGTCGAGATGGCTCAATGGTGGTCCGACTATCTTGATGATCTGAAGAAAGAGCGACTGCCCTGAACCGTCAACACCGATGGTTCAGCCAATATCGATCCCACTTGAGCGCAGTCCCAGACCGAACCATCTGGCAGGAAATGTCCCCCGAGACTGGAGAGTTACACCAGGCACCTGTCCGATTGCCGCCTGCGCTTCCTGTACTCCTGCACGATAGGGCTGGCCCTTTAATTCGGATATGGCCCTGAGGCGTCCTACCTACAGGTTGACCGAGCAGGGAAACCAAGGCGTCGCGCGCCTGATCAGCTGTCGCACGAGGACATGGCTGATTGGACTTACACGTTCCATCAGTTTCACGGGCCGCGATGCCTGCTAGGCGAAGCCTCGGCCCCTCTTCGCACCAAACCGGGCCATCTCCATCCCAAACGTGAGTAGGGGTGCACGTGAAAATTTCGCCTGCAGGAATTACAATGACTTGGCCTAGGAAAAGTATGAGAGAGAACATTGAACTCTTATATTCCTTGAAGCTTACCTAACTGTTTGATTGCCCCACCGTGTGATAGCGGATCGGCGAGGGCGGGCTCAAGAACCCTGAAATTTCCACCCGGTACGAGCTCAAATACGTCGCCAAAAGTTTGCTTGGCAGTGAGCCCATTCATCGATCGGTACAACTTCTCCCACTCTCTCGCGATCTTACCGATCGGAACGAGAATGCAGTCAGTGTTTCGCGCAGTTCGAACCAGCCAAAATTGTCCGTTCTCCTGCTCAACAACTCGCCCAGCATCGTGGGTGACCGCGACAGGAGAATATTTCCTCACGAAGTTATCTCGTCGCACTCCCGTAAATTCTGAGGCAAGGTCGTTGTAGTCCGCAAGTAGTTGATCTTGGAACTGACGTGCACCCTGAACATCACCGTCTCCCTGAATATCGTGCGCTCCGTTGTCGACTGTTGAACACGTCGGCGTTGGGTTCTCCCGTGGGAGTACAGCTTCTGCCTTTGCGAGTTGATATCTTGCCGCAGTTGATTCCTGTCGAAGAGACTGGAGCTTATCCTCCAATTCAGCAATACGAGAGTGTAAGTTGTTGTACCTTTGTCGGTTGTCTTGCATCAATTTCTTGTCGAGCTTGCGAAGCTTGGTGTTGCTTTCCTCAACTTCCGAATCTAGCGCACCTAGCTTGAGGGTTAGAAACAACAGCCAACCAGCGGCTAGGACGAGAATTATCGACGTAAGGATTGTGAGCAGGGACATCACAAGCGCTCCCGGACCCTGAGCTCATTATCTCTGTCAGAGACATTTTGACTCATGGTCTCAATAAGGAATCGAAGGGAGGTGATGAATGGAGCCTCCAAATCCTGCCCTTCGTGAAGATCTCGATCTTCAGGAGGGAGTTTGGACAACTGAGTGTTTAAATAGGAACGCGTCCTCAATTGGATGGAACTCGCCGCAGGTTGGTCGTTAATGTCGACCAACAGTCCGCAGGCAACATTGAGGTTGCTCAGGAAAGTTTTGAGCTCCCCCAAATCAACGTCCTTTATGTTTGCGCCGTACGGAAGCGTCGCGATGTCGTCTGTAGGTGTAAAAGAGATCTGAGAGCCCGTCCCCTCTGCATGGAAAGCTAACCCGGCCGGCTCGAACACTGCGTCGGCGTGATTGAGCGAACTTGCATCTGCTTCCAGCAATAGTCCGCGGGCAACTTCTTCTTTGGGAAGCTTCGAGAAGCGAGGTTCAATCGATCTTGGAGAAGCAAGGTCTTCCCGCACCATTCCAATCATCTTGGTGACGTCTTGTAGATCGCTAGAGTCGCCATCGGAAACGAACTGCCGGAAGATAGTAGAGCCCCGTCCGCCAAGTGCTACAGTTAGCTCCGCGATATCTTTTTCATCGATCAACTGGCGGTCCTTCAGCACCATAAGGACCAAGCCCAGATAGTGGTGGAGTCCTCCAAGCGCAGTCTTGGCGACCTGTCTTAAGCCTGCCCAGGCAGGTTCACCCGAATGCAACGGGTATGCCCGATCGAAACGATCGGCAAAGTCCCGTCTTGCAATGATTAGCTCAACAAGCTGCCGGGCGCGGTAGCTCCGATCGGGAACCTCTTGAGCGGCAAGTGAAGCCTTGAAGGCCTGCACAGCATCACGGTCAATCGCTTCCAGAATTTCGAGGTTCTCAGCCAGGTAAGAATTGAAGAAGTGGGTCCCTGCAACTCTAGCCGAACCTTCCCAGATCAGAGCTTGATCTTTCCAGATGGCGATGTCGGTGGTTCCGCCGCCGACATCGAGCATGATCACAAGCCGCCCGACCCCCAATCGCTGCTGTTCAGGATCCAGCGTGAAATACTTCATCGCAGCTTCAGCCTCGGTGCTAAACCTTATACTGTCATGGTCAGCTCCGCCATCGGCGCCCTCACGTGACAGGCTCTCCCACGCGCCACGGATGATCTGTTGGAAGGCCCGCTTGTGCTCAGTGCTAAACGCTTGAGGGAATGAAAACCGCCAGTTTATCTTGTTGGACATGATCCCTTGGCCGCGCAGCTCGGCCGCCACCATGATCATGAGCTGCTTCAGGAATGATTGGACCAGGGCTCGACCAGATTTAGTCTCTCCCCACTTAATATCAAAATCCAAAAGACCGCTGTTAATCTGGCTGAGCATGAACTCTGGACTGTCGGTTGTCCCTCCTCTCGGCATGAAGAAGACCATGTGAGAAAATCCGAATTGCTCAGAGCCGTGGTTCAACGCATCTCGGATTTCACTTGGTAGCGCCCCACCCCCAAACTCGCGCTTCTTCGCTATTGTCGGAACGGGGGTCTCATGATCATTGACCGGGAAGAAATCGGTGTATGTCCCGGCAACTTGAGATTTCCCATCCTCAGTCTTGATCGGGAGTAATACGCGATCATCAAATGAGATGCGTTTTGCTGGTTCAGCTCCCTTGCGGCTATAGGCAATTGTGTTGGTTGTACCGAAGTCAAAAGCCACCACGGCCGGCTCGACCTTCTGCGAAACCTCGTCCTGGCGAACTCGCACACATCCAACAGGCACATCTCGGTTCCGCTCTTCGTCGCGCATAGCGAAGAAAATTGCCTGCACGCCGTGCGGCAGTCGATGTTGCTCACCAACTACTTGAGCATCGTTTCGAAAACGGAACCTCTCCAAGATCAGGTGGCCAGCTTCATCTTTTTCGGCGCTAATGTCCTTCGCCTTGAGGCTTTGATCGATCAATAGATCATCGGATGCCCAATCAGACAACTTTCGACGCCTAGTTTGCGGATCTGGAAATTCACAAATCGCAGCTACGAAGTCAGATGATGCAGCGAAGCGCGTCATTAAGTCACTGCGTTTGTTGTACTGGAAGCGAAGAAACGTCCACGGCCATTCCGGAGCAGAGAAGTTGGGCCAGATTGCAAGATCGCTCGGCGGAGGAACGGTATGGATGTCTTTGGTGGCGAAGGTTCGGGAAACCCGATGACGCGCTCGAGAATTAACCAGCTCGACCTGCAAAGAGAACTTGTAATCCTCTCCATTCTGGGAAAACTGCGCGTCATCTGACCAATTTTCTAACAATAGGGCAATCGGGGTGACAGGCAGAAGCTCGTTCCTGAGCGACGAAGGATTCGCTGGGACCTCTGCTCCCTCATCCAATCGGACCATCCGAGTAGTGAAGATATCATCGTTGACCAGCACCAGATAACCGTCGGCAAGTGCTTCCGATTTGATTTGGTTGAGCGTCGCGGGCGAAACTGCGTCACGAAGCGTATACTGTTTCCAAACCGCGACTTCGGACGCATCCTTGCCTAGAGTTTCTGCGATCTTCTCGTCGACTAGGATGATACCATCGTAAAGCGCGCTCGCTTTTCCCCGAGCTGTCGCAACAAGACATTCGCTCTGTGTCGGAGCAATCCCTCCTGAGTCTAGAACCTTGGTGCGTCCCAACACTTGGAAGAAAGGATCGGGCCAAGCATAGTCAAGTGTTGTTGATCTAAGTTGGAAATCTCCGATAGCGCGGCCAGCGGCTTCACCTTGAAACTCCCCAATCTGTCTCAAAAGCTCGTCGCGGTACTTCCGCTCAATATTGGGAGCGGACCTTTCCTCAATCGCGCGACTGAGATTTTTAAGGTAGTCGCTAAGGATCGCGAATTCCTGGGCTGTCACTCCATTGGCTTTTAGTGGATCACAAAGCCCGCTAGCCAGCCACGGCACTGACGGTTTCGAGACGCGGGACGCCATGCGTCCAGGTGCGACAAGGATACTAGGCGAAAGAAAAGCGAAGGGTGTCGCACCTTTGGACCCCGAAGCGCGATCAATAAATCCGACCACGCCCAGACGGGTCCAAGGCAGATCAAGCGATTTTGAAGGTTTCGGCAAGAGCGCTTTTAGTACTCTTGCAAGTCCGCTTGGCGTTGCCGGATTATCGAGGTCCAATGATGTTAGTTCGAGGGAATACTCAGCGCTGTATCTAGGCTGGAGGGCGAAAGTTGCGAGCAGCCCCCGCCACTGTGATATCACATCCTGATGGGCATCATGGTCGAGATCGAAGAAAGCGTCGGTAGTCAGTTGAGCCTGAGCCCAAGCATCCGGGATACTCTTTAATTCATCCGTCCTAATCGGGGCTTTGTCCAAGCGTAGTGAGCGCGCAAGCGCGTTCAAGCTGGAGACTGCAGCCCAGTCACCCTTCGATTTGGGCTCAGCAAGCCCCTCGGTAGTGACAGGCGGGAGGTTGTAGAAAGGCATTACAAAGCTCCCTTCTGTTCTCGGACGCTACAAAAATCATGGAGGGATCCAATAAACTGGCCCAACCCTTCAAACTGGCCAGAAACTGCGTCTGTGTTCATTCGATAGTGAAGATGTGAGGCATCTGATAACGGCTCAGCGCCACCCAAACTATCAACCAATTTAGCGTAGCCCGAATGCAAATCACCGTCGCTCAATTGGGTGCGAAGTCGTACTGGGTTGGTCGGGGAATCGAAGTTCGCCTCCCCATCGACAAGAGGATCGGTATTCCACAACGACCACCCCAAGTCTTGCCTGTCGGCATAAGCCTTCATCGTTGCGAGCCAATTCACTGAAGCGTCGAGGTAGTCATCGAGCGAAGCCAGATTTGCGGATCCAGGCTCATTGCTGAAGTCAACTTCCGTCAGGCGCTGCTTCTTGAACCAATTGTGAGAACTGTACTCGTCTTTCCATTTCTCTCGCCGCAGGATCGGTTGCCACAGTTTCCAAGCAGCTGCGAACCGGAGATGTCGGGCAACCATTTCATATGGCAGATCAGGAAACTTGGCGTTCGGGCTGGGCAAATCGCTCCACCCTACGCGGTTGGCGGATTCCCGTGCGCTGACCAGAATTTCTCCGGTGGGGGCGTGACTTGACGTTAGGAAGCGAGCCGCACCGAGCGCGGCAAGAACTTCTGGGAGTAGTGCGGGGTTCCGTTGCTCACCCGTACCAGGCTGATGGTATCCTAAGTCGAAAGGAGGATTCCATCCAACTAGGAAGAGTTCGTCGAAGATTCTCTCACGCTCTAAAAGGGAGTGATAGTATCGCAAAGCACCTCGCGTTTGAGGGAGTAGATCTTCTGTTCTCGCCACATTTGCGTCAACGTCTTCGGGTGCCGAGAAGCGGAAGTAAGGCAGCATTAGAATGCCGCCAACGTGAATGTTTCTATCCAATCCGGCCAGATCGATAATGCGGCGAACTAAACGACTTATCGTCGGGAAGCCTGCCGCGCCTGTGCCACCAAATACGGAGCCAACAAGAAGAATTCGAACTTCGTCCCCACCTTTCGCGTTTGCGATTTCTTCTTCTAGGTCCCTCCAAAACTTCGGGGAATCGGCTGCGGCAGACGTGATCGCCGCAGAACCGATATGAGCGCGTCCTCGGTAACCCTCATCCAGGCGCATCTGTTGTTCCAGAGGACCCTGAGCAAAAAGCAAGTCCAATGCCGCCCCGTCTTTTCCGAGGTGCCCGAGGAGCTGCACCAGAGAGGCTTTAGTTTCGGGGTGTGGGACCCATAGGCCTGATCCCAGTGCATCGACTCTGGCTTTCAGCAGGTCGCCATCACCAATGAAGTGCGGGGAGCCCGAGGTTCGCCACTGCTTGCGTGCCCGATTGATCAACTGCAGTGCTTCTCGAGTGCGGCTTACGTTGCCATTACTTTGGTCTTGGTCAACTAGGCCCACAGTTAGATTCGATGGGCCTAGGCCAATCGCCGTAGCATGTAGAATGGCCTCGACAACTTTCGCGCCGGTGCCCCCGATTCCTATCACGATGTTCTTAGACATAGGGACCTCAATATCGCCAAAGGCGAGCGGCAAATGGGACAGAAGGCTTCATGACCGGCGAAGCAGCTATTGATGTGGCCAACCAGTACACAAATGCGCCAATGATCGCTGATGAGCCAACAAAGCCCCAAAATATGGCGTCATCCATGAACTCGTCCACATTCAACGGTTCAATCACAGCGAAATAGGCGCCCGCGCAAATTACAAGGTAGCCGAGAAGAGCCCCCACCCAATGCACGAAAGCATCTGATTGACCTGCTGGTCCAACCACTTTGCGCTGTACGAGGGTGGCCATTAGGAACCACAAGATGGTGCAAAGAGCACCTGCCGCAGTGATGATTATAATCCACTGAAAAAGGCCATCGGCGATGTTCGCTAGGTAGAGTTGAATTTGGCCATCATTGGGGCCCACTGCATCAATTGCAAATGGATCAGAGCCTCCCCCATCAGAGGATGGGCCCGCGGTGACGGCCGGATCAAGTATGGTGGCCGTACTTGCCGCCTGATCTATCACAAGCCAACCCGCGAGAAATAGCAGGAGGAAAAGGAAAACGGGAGCGATTAGCCCTTTAGCCAGGTCTTTCATCTATCGTTCAACTCTCAATAGAAAACCAAAAGAGGCAGCTTTCCGACTGGCGCCGGTTGCGCGACTAAGTTCGTTTTCGAGGATGGTGGTCAGTTCACTCAAGTTTAGCGTCTTGAATGCGGGCTCCTGAGTGTCGACAAGCTGACGCGCATTCTCTGCGTCGAGCGACCAGTCTCTCATCCATTGGTTCGCCTTGTTTGGGACGGCAAGTGGGCTGGAGCCCACGTGGGTCTCGAGATAATAAACGTTGCCAGGCAGCAGTTGCCCCTGGATTTCCGGACCAAAAGAAAATGTGGCTTGCTCGCCGTCTGGCCGCAGCTCCCAGAGCCCGCGAATGCCGCCTATCTCTGTCCAAGTGTCCGCACCACAGGCTTCCAAATCCGCATCAGCCCTGAGTTGCCAAGCATTCGTGAACTCAGCGAGACCACCCCACCAAACCAGGCCCTCGCGCAAGGTATTGTTTAGCTGTATCGTCTTCCCCAAACGACCGCTCTGGGCGTCTGCGACCCCAAGCTGCAGCAGGTATTGTTCGACCCCTCGCAATGCTTGATCTTCGGAGATCAGGTTTCTGGAAGCGCCCGCACCTATCGCCCTGAGCTGAGCAGGGATCACTGGGTTGTTGGGCTCCTTTGAGAACAGCGAGTAGTTCATCCGATCCGACGAGAAGGAGGAACTACCCGACTGCTTCAGATTGATCTGGAAATTGGAAATATCCTCTTCGGGTCCGATCGCCAGCACGAATAATGGCAGCTCCTTGGCGCCCCTGTAGGTCCCTACACCAGGGACATCATATACGGCGCCATTGAACGGTGCCAAAATGCCGATTACCCCTATGGACATACCATCTTGCAGCGCTTGGCGAAGAGGCTGTCCCAAAGCAATTTGCGGGCTGGATGTTAGAGATCGATTATCTAGCCATAAATCAGTGATGATCAGGCTTACCGTATCTTTCCCCGCCGTGGTCGCGGCCTTCAAAACATTGTCGAGGCGACTTTCCTGGTTGTCACAAGACTGACAATCGAATGGAGCTGTGCCGCCGAAACTCGCAAGTTGGCTGGCCGGAATTTCCTTGATCTCTTTGCCGAACGCGTAGAATTCGGCGTTCTCATAATCGCTTGCCCGTTCACCAATTAGCGCAAGCAAGTCCCCCATTGGCCGCAGTTCCTGAGTGGCGCCGCGATTGAAGCCCGCCATGCTCTGAGAGCGATCAATATAGACCGTAAAATTGGAAGCCCTGAGGACTTCATCGGATTTGACAGCCGCTAAGGTGGAATTTCTTGGCAGGCATGTTGTAGCAGAAGGCGCG
It contains:
- a CDS encoding tyrosine-type recombinase/integrase — translated: MKLTNAQISHAKPKDKDCKLTDGGGLHLLVRKNGSKLWKHRLRIDGREQKLSYGPYPLVTLKEAREKRDMTKLAMLRGENPVQQRREAKLAAQFREQNSFQDVAKEFISKREQEGLAPSTIKKSRWFLSLLSPAIGRRPIDEVSSMEVLSALKKIEKRGHRESARKTRSFASRVFQYGVITGRCSSDPAHPLRGALVAPVVTHYAAITDPAELGKLLRGIDQFDGFPASRYALKILPHVFVRPGELRLADWAEFNLRKAEWTIPEGRMKARKPHRVPLSKQVCAMLNELGAETDFKGFVFASLHARGRPISENTINQSLRRLGYQGSEMTGHGFRSTASTLLNESGRWSADAIERALAHRDTNAIRGIYHRGEHWAERVEMAQWWSDYLDDLKKERLP
- a CDS encoding thermonuclease family protein, which gives rise to MFSLILFLGQVIVIPAGEIFTCTPTHVWDGDGPVWCEEGPRLRLAGIAARETDGTCKSNQPCPRATADQARDALVSLLGQPVGRTPQGHIRIKGPALSCRSTGSAGGNRTGAWCNSPVSGDISCQMVRSGTALKWDRYWLNHRC
- a CDS encoding tubulin-like doman-containing protein, whose amino-acid sequence is MSKNIVIGIGGTGAKVVEAILHATAIGLGPSNLTVGLVDQDQSNGNVSRTREALQLINRARKQWRTSGSPHFIGDGDLLKARVDALGSGLWVPHPETKASLVQLLGHLGKDGAALDLLFAQGPLEQQMRLDEGYRGRAHIGSAAITSAAADSPKFWRDLEEEIANAKGGDEVRILLVGSVFGGTGAAGFPTISRLVRRIIDLAGLDRNIHVGGILMLPYFRFSAPEDVDANVARTEDLLPQTRGALRYYHSLLERERIFDELFLVGWNPPFDLGYHQPGTGEQRNPALLPEVLAALGAARFLTSSHAPTGEILVSARESANRVGWSDLPSPNAKFPDLPYEMVARHLRFAAAWKLWQPILRREKWKDEYSSHNWFKKQRLTEVDFSNEPGSANLASLDDYLDASVNWLATMKAYADRQDLGWSLWNTDPLVDGEANFDSPTNPVRLRTQLSDGDLHSGYAKLVDSLGGAEPLSDASHLHYRMNTDAVSGQFEGLGQFIGSLHDFCSVREQKGAL